In Setaria italica strain Yugu1 chromosome IX, Setaria_italica_v2.0, whole genome shotgun sequence, the genomic stretch TGAATTATTAACATTACCAGCTGAAATGGTAGCTTCATGAACTTGGGGTGCCGAACTGTTTCCGGAATTGGCATCAAGACGCCTCCCGGATACCTCCCCAGTCACGTCGACCGTGGTGGAACTGGCATCCAAATCCGCACCAGGTTGCCTCCCTTCCCTCCACAAGCGCCAATTTCGGCCGTGTCGGGGATCCACCGGCCTCGCCTCGTAGACCAGCGCCGGTATCTCCTCGTTCCTCTCTATGGCGAGCTCAAGCAGTACTCTCAGAGGGCCACCAGGAAGCagcacggcggcgaggtcgtAGATGGCCATGGCGACGAGCAGCGCCCAGGTGGTCCACTCGGGGAGCAGCGTGAACCAGAAGGCGgtgaggacggcgacggcgacgagcgcggCCTGGTGGAGCGCGATGGGGACGGATGCCGGGGCcagcgcggcgagcgcgagcgccCCCGCGGCGttggggaggaggagcgcgaaGGAGACGGCGTCGAGCGGGAAGCGGAGGCGCGAGAGGAGGAGCAGCGCGACCTGGCCGCCGAGGACGAACAGGACGGCGAGCGCGGAGAAGCCGAGGTAGGCGCGGAGGCAGGGCGTGCAGCGGAGGTAGAAGAGGAGCGCGAGCAGGAAGGTGGCGGCCGTGACGGCAACGACGAAGGTGAGGGCGGTGACGAGCGCGGTGGGGATGTCGTCCCCCACTCCGccggagacgccgccgccgccgccggtggcggcggcgatggaggcggtGAGGggcgagggggaggagggagaggagaggagggagacgaggaggacgacgaggagcatGCAGGCGGAGACGGGGTAGACGATGCGGGTGATGTCCTCGCCGAGCGAGTCCAGCACGGTGGCGCCGGCCGGTGGATCGCCAgggacggcggccgccgcgtcggccaTTTTGGTGGATGGGGGAGATGGGGGATCGCTTCCGTTGGGCTGGCCGAGTATTGACTTGTTTATTTACACTTGTCCGCTCACTTCAGCTTTCTTGTAGCATCTCATCAGAATACAGTTCAGTCTTGCGTCACACTAACCAGCCTCCTAAAAATCTTACCGAGAACAGTAAAAAAATCTTAACACGTCATGTTTAACCTTCAGTTCTTGGTCGGCTGAAAATGAAAGCCTCACAGTATTTCAGTGCTGTAATTCATACAGATCGATGCACATGTCACTATGAATACAAAACGCAAGATATAAAGTGCCTTGTAAACACACAACACAAGATACATAAAGTTGCATCCatcttatttttaaaaaaggcaggagcactgccatatCATTTAGGGAGAAGCATGCCAGTCATTACAGAGTTTGAGTTACATAAACAAAAGGGAGCTCTCAGTCTCAAAGGTAACTAACACAAGGAAAACGTTAAGCCACCAAAAGCCCTCCGAACGCTTGCTGCCTGAGAGAATCCACACGCTTGCGATCTCCTCCAGTCCTGCTTGACGTGCCCTCTTCGCTGAACTCATATCCAGATTCCTGCTGACCATGCCACGAGAATCCCAATTCTGAGTACTGGATCGTGCCGAGGGTTGGCCAAACAGAGCCCTGAAGTGGTTAAGCAGGCATTTTCTGTATGCCTGTACAACACAACCATCAGGCCTCAAGTTGCTGAATAAATTTTTTTCCTCCTGCCGTTTGCCTGCACGAAGAAAAGCTTTGAACAGGCCTCTTCTGCTTTGGTGGTCATCAGACGTGACTTGCTTTGCCCTTAGTTTTTCATTCGCAGTCAGCCCAAGAAACTGAGCCTTAAGATCCCTCTTCAACTGAATTTCAGATTGGCTGAGGTCCCTGTACTCTTACACCACATCCAAAAATCCAAATCAGCTGCCTCGCCACACAAAATTGCATACATCTTCATTGAACATTCTTGCTCCCGGCCCTTCAGAAATTCTTCCTCTCCTGAAAACAGGCTGCAGCTGCCTTTAACTACAAAATTCTATTTCAACAGTACCAATGAATTCATACCTGCTGAGAACACAAATAATCAACGTTAGTAAGTACTAACACAGTAGCAACAGCAAGGCAAATACCGATCCAGTAGTGGCATATGGCAACTTCATGACTGATGATACACAGTGGGGTTGGGTTACCTTTGTTGCAGAGCCAGCTTCAGAGATCCAAACAAATGATCCAACAAAAAACCATAAGCATTTGACTAAGTGAACGCGTGATGGCCATCCATCTTGTAAATCGTATACATTGGAATGTCCATCCAAGGTCTTCTCATCGAGTGACAGGCATTTAAAAAGCTCCTGGTAATTGGAACATAAGATTGATACTGAATCTCTGCGAGGACTACATTCTCACTGCAACAGAAATATAGCACTTAATAGTCTATCCAAGGAGACATATCCAGTGAATGAAAACATGATGAAACCTGAAAATTTTCCAATTCATAGATTTAAATCACAAGTGGGGCAACACTTCTACTCACCTCCAACAAGTGAAAGCACATGTTGAGCTCGAGACAACATTTCCACCACCTGCTGTCCCTGTCTGTCGTTCAGTAGCCCCTGCCTGGGACCAAGAGTCCAAGATGCTGTTAGCCTGTTACCCTCCACCTGATGGCCTCTGCAGCACAGAATGTAGATACTTTATTGTTCAAACGTTGTGAAAACTGTGCTGATAAAATGCAAGATGTGTGGTTGTTCGCAGTATTTGAGCTAATGAGTAATGACAGAGCTCTTTTGGGAGTTCTTTTTGCTGCAGATTAAGGCGTTAGGAGAAGTCAAATGTGGGTTTTCAGAGTGGCTTACCTGTCTATGTTCTCTTTAGTGAGTAAGTGCGCTCCAGCTTGTATGGCTATGTTCGTTCTTATGTAGTGAATGACAAACCACAGGCAAATAAAGATTCAAACATGGAAATTGCCCGTGCGCAAGCATATGGGATGTTCCTCCCCAGGTAAATTTTGTCTTTCTGGAAACACCAAACTGATGATTAAAAGTGAAGAAATAGTATTATGACAACAAGAGTAGGATAAAAAGACATAACACAAAAGCTGACCTGAATTAACTGTTAAGGCAAATTGCATTAAAATGTCACAGTACAAGGTATCACAGGGCATAAACCAGAAAATGTACCCACAGTTTTCTACCAACCATATTGGTCAAATGCTAAAATTCATTTGACTTGGGTAAGTTCCAGCGGAATTTCAATCACTGGAAGCTTTCTACTGGCAATACCTCAACCTCCTTAACAGGCATTCCCTTTCTGCAGTTTCTTATCATGTTTAACCTTCTAATTGCATCTTCCATCCTCCTTTCGAGACTTTCAGAATGCTTAGATGGAATAAGGCCCCTTTCTTCTATATCCTCCAGTAGTTTCTCTCCAACCTGCATTCTCTGTGTCGCATACATAGCTCCAGTGAGTGTGACATAGGTTGTAATATTTGGCAAAAGACCCTTAGATTTCATCTCTCCATAAAGATCTAGTGCATCAGAGATACACTTGTTGTTGCATAAACCAGTAATTAAAACATTATAACTGACAACATCAACCTTCAGTCTACATAACTCCATCAACCTCTTCAAGTGCAAAGCATCAGCAATCTTAGATTGTTTACAAAGACCATGCATTAGAGTAGTGAAAGTAGCAATAGTTGGCACCATTCCTGAACGCATCATACTGCTAAAAACTATGACTGCCTCCTCAAGTTTCCCGCATCTACAAAGTCCTCTAATAATTGAGCTGTCAGCAACTTCAGCAGGCACCACACCAAGAGCTTTCATTTCTTCTTTTAGCCTGAATGCTCCATCAATCTCGCCAATCCGACATTTTGCATTGACCAATGCAATATAGTGTGTATGGTTTGGTTGAAGCCCTCCTTGTAACATCTCACGTAAAACCTCATGACTCTGGTCGAAGCAATTTTTTCTGATTAATCCATTTATCATGGCACTATAAGTTTTGCTGCTGGGTGACATATGTAACCACTTCATAGAATTGAAAAGTTGTAGCGCATTATGCATCTTGGATTTCTCACTGAAAGCTGTTATCAGTATATCAAAAGCTAACTTATCAGGAAAAATGCCTTCTAAAACCATCTTCTCCAAGAACTTAACTGCAATGTCAATCATCCCACACTCAGAAAGCCCAAGTATGAGCAAGCGATATGTGACATTGTTTGGTCTGATCCCTTTCCTCACCATATCTTTGTACAGATAAAAAGACCTTGAATAATGTCCCTTCTTGACATACCCATGCATAAGTATGTTATAGCTAGCAGTGTTTAGATAAACCTCATTCTTATGCATATCAGAAATCACACTTTTCATAGTATTTAACTTTCCTCCCTTGAGGTGCCCTTTCATCAATGAATTATAGGCAATACAATCTGCATACAAGCCTTCCTTGCATATGATCTCCTGGAAAACATAAGAAGCAGCCTTCACTTgaccttcattgatcaatccatTCAACAAGCAGGTATATGCAACAGTATCAGGGACTAATCCTTTCTCCAACATCATCTGCAACAAGGTGAATGCAGGCAAAATCTTACCTTTCCTGCAAAAACCACCGAGAAGAATGGTGTAAGTATGGATATCAGGTAAAAAGTTGTTTCTGACCATTTTCTCACATAAGTCCAAAGCTTCGTCTAGGGTTCCATATTTGCATATCCCAAGAAGTAGTGCATTGAAAGTTTTCTCATCAATAGCAGAAGGTATGTCAAGAAGGCAGGACATAAACTGCTTCGCTTGTACCAAGTGGCCTCCTTGACATAATCCTCTAAGCAAATTCTGATATGTGCAAACATCTGGAGAATGACCATATCTAACCATATCATCATAAACTGAAAATGCATCAGTTATGTTACCTCTGTGGCAGTAACTATCTATGATGCAGTTAAAGGAGACAGAATCAAATGATATCTTCATCCTAGACATGTATTGTCTAAACTGCTCAGCCTCTGTAAACATTCCTACTCTATAGAAAGCACATAATAATGCATTATGGATGACTGGATTGGCAACTAGCCCCCTTCGATAAATGTCCACAAAATGCTTCAGTGCTTCCTTGACATACCCAGCCTTACAGTAATAACAAATCAGAGTTGTGTATACCACATCATTAGGTAAAATTCCACTTTTCTGCATTCTTGATAAAATTTCTTTTGTGTCATGCAACTTAGCCATCCTGCACATGCCATTGATCAATGCTGAATAAGTGATAACATCTGGATCAATTCCATCTGCAAGCATATTCCTTAAAATTTGTTTAGCCTTGGAAATGTCACCTACTTGACAGAAACCATCAATGAGAATAGTATACATTGTCTTATTGATGGTCATGCCTCTTGAATTCAGATCTTCGATGAGATCTAGAGCCGGTCCCAGCATGGAAAGTTTGCAGTAACCATTCAGCAAAGCACTATAAGTTAGTTCACTTGGAATGACACCAGAAATTTGCATTTCAGACATAACACTAAGGGCCTTATCAGTTCTCCCATTTCGGCAGTACCCATCAATCATTGTAGTGTAAGTAGCTACACTTGGAACCGAATTTTCTCTCAGCATCTGATTGAAGACATAGCGAGCATGGTTTATCTTACCTTCCCCAAAAAAACCATTGATCAAAGTATTGTATGTACATTCATCAGGTGTTAAGTTATCTTTCCTCATTCTTTTGAGTAAAAGGAAAGCGCGTGCACTCCTCTTTATTTTACATAATTTATCTATCATGATGTTATAAGTATACACATCTGCCTCTATACCATTCCTCTCCATATCTTCTAGAACACACAAGGCAGCCTTAAACCTCCCTTTCTTAACATACCAATGTAGTACTGTATTATATGTAACTGAATTAGATAAGCGGCAGCTCTTCATCTTCTGAAGCATATCTTCAGCCTTTCTAAATTCACCCTTAGTGCACAGGGAATTAAGAAGAATATTGCAAGTGGTAACATCCAGAGGAAATTTACGGGCCAAACTTTCTCTCAAGAACCACCAGACATGTTTTGATTCCCCTTCCTCCACAAGAGCATTAAGGATGGTGTTGCAAGCAACAGCTGAAGCCTTAAATCCACAATCATCCATAAAGAAAACCGCCACAACTGCGTCTaccacttttctttccttgacATATGCTTTGACAAGGATGTCAAAAACAACATGATTGGTGGAATCAAAACGTGAAATGGTCCGCAAGAGGGAACTAAGAATAGCAGTGCAGGAGAAGCCTGTCATGGCAAGATGCTTCAACACTGACATTGCTTGAGAATGCATTTGAGCCTGGATGAGAATTGGAACAGCAATACAGTAAATATAGGTAATTCGGTCTAAACCTGATCGCTCCACAATAGAACTCAGTATCTTCAAGGTCAACTTTCCATCAGACTTGTCAAGCCTCCCAAATTTGTAGGCCATGTGATTCAAGGTCTCCCACCGCTTCATAGTCTGAATGGTGATTATGCTACTATCAATACCACGCGCTGAAAGAAAGAATCAAATCAATGAAACAGGAAATTCATTCCACCCATAAAGTAGTTATAGCGCACAGGAAAGTTATTGGGGTTTGACTTTTACGGAAATGCTACTTCAGTCCCTAGGATTGGCATCCACATGTTCATTGCCTAGTTTCAATTAGGAAACTGTTGTGTCAGAGAATTTATCTTTGATAATGTCCTCGAGACATTCAAAACAGGTTCATTCCTAGACTTATTGTTTAGGAACTGGAAAGTCACAAGCAGATGCCAAGTTGTCAGGTCAAAAGCACCCATCCAGAATTGCCAATACCACTTTCAAGCGGGAGGCTATGAAAACATTTCTTAAGTCAAATATGGAGATAATCTGCAACCGAACTGATAGCCAaacagagaaaaagaaaaaaaatcctaattcGGAGCTTTACATGCACCCCATTTCCATAATTGCTAATCAAGTACACATTAACGAATTGGTTTGGAATAGGAGTTACAAATTGATCAAGAAAGCATCGAGATAGAATAAGAAATAAACATGTGTGAGGCGCACGACCAGCAGCATTCTGACTTCAGATTTGCACAAACTTATTATTCCACATACCACTCCATCAAGATGAGTTCAGCACACACTTGCTGGCTACTAGTAATTTTTTATAGGCCTGGGATATGCATTTTGCACTATAAAGATCAACTAAAGTACTAGTGCCCCCAATTCTTAGCATCACCGAACTACGCAACCCAACAAGTTTGCTGACTGACTGCTCATATTTGCTGATACTGACTGGCGCCAGTCAGTTGCGTTTCTGGCGGAGGAGGATTTTACCTGAGGTGgtgttggcgccggcggcgatacGGGGGcacgcgggcggcctcgcgcgggAAGGGAGCCGCGAGGAGTAAGCCGCCGCTTTGCACTCGACGATCCTGCGGCGGTACAAGGAGCACGCCAGCGACGAGAAGGTCGACGACATGCAGCTCGttcggctggctgctgctgcagcagcagagagctgctgcctgctgcagcTTGCGTGCTACAGCTGCTGCGACAGagagccgagcagcagcagccagccgaaCACGCTGATGGTAGCTGACTAGCTAGTCTGTGGAGGAGGCGCCACCAGGaccagggggaggaggaggaggcgccaccggggaggaggcggcggccgtcacTCCCGTCGACCGGAGAGGGTGAGCAGCTGGGCGGAGGGGGTCTGTGGGCTTGAGGAGCCTAAACTACAGCAATGTGGTTCATTCTTGGGCCGAGTTGGGCTAGCCAGAGGTTTTGGGCTGGTTGCACGCCTGCAATTCAGGCTCAATTGATATAGAAGTTATGTACGCTCTTGGGCTCTTTGCAGTCTGGCCTGTTGCGCTCGGATTTGCTATTACGTCCGGTAGAGACATATAACTAAACATTTATACTCTAACAGTAGTCCAATAACTGATCCACAGCCCAATaacctatttcaacatttttctaataaactatctcaacattttctACGTGgatgtcaaaaaaaaatgttggcgaACACGTAAAAAAAGTTGATGAATGTCAAAGAAAAAACTGTGTTCAAAAGCATATTTCCTCTTATCACTGGCAAACACGGGAGGAGCCTTCTAACAAAGAGCAACTTCACGGACCACGGTGCCGGCCGGCGATCACCACAGACGAACAAAACTCTGACGCCGTGGCGGTGTCTGGGGTGAGGAGTGACCCATGCCTCACGGTTGTAGACTGCGAGCTCCTCTCGTCAGAAATGATCGCATGTTCGATACATCCTTGCAACCACCAGAGAGCCTTCCTTCGGCCGATCATGTTTTGACATTCCTCGGCACAAACGAATCATGTTTTGCATAGTCTGTTTTAAAATGAAGGTCGTTTTAGATTTCTATCAAACTTCTcgctttgaccaagtttatagagaAAATATTAATATCTACAACATCAAATAAA encodes the following:
- the LOC101766211 gene encoding presenilin-like protein At2g29900 isoform X1, translating into MADAAAAVPGDPPAGATVLDSLGEDITRIVYPVSACMLLVVLLVSLLSSPSSPSPLTASIAAATGGGGGVSGGVGDDIPTALVTALTFVVAVTAATFLLALLFYLRCTPCLRAYLGFSALAVLFVLGGQVALLLLSRLRFPLDAVSFALLLPNAAGALALAALAPASVPIALHQAALVAVAVLTAFWFTLLPEWTTWALLVAMAIYDLAAVLLPGGPLRVLLELAIERNEEIPALVYEARPVDPRHGRNWRLWREGRQPGADLDASSTTVDVTGEVSGRRLDANSGNSSAPQVHEATISAGNVNNSRPRETLAAALSSDSTVEQAGEVSALREHRVAVAEMRVPLIQPRPERSGEEEEDEDGIGLSSSGAIKLGLGDFIFYSVLVGRAAMYDYMTVYACYLAIIAGLGITLLLLAFFRKALPALPVSIALGVVFYVLTRTLLEEFVVQCSTNLLMF
- the LOC101766211 gene encoding presenilin-like protein At2g29900 isoform X2; this encodes MADAAAAVPGDPPAGATVLDSLGEDITRIVYPVSACMLLVVLLVSLLSSPSSPSPLTASIAAATGGGGGVSGGVGDDIPTALVTALTFVVAVTAATFLLALLFYLRCTPCLRAYLGFSALAVLFVLGGQVALLLLSRLRFPLDAVSFALLLPNAAGALALAALAPASVPIALHQAALVAVAVLTAFWFTLLPEWTTWALLVAMAIYDLAAVLLPGGPLRVLLELAIERNEEIPALVYEARPVDPRHGRNWRLWREGRQPGADLDASSTTVDVTGEVSGRRLDANSGNSSAPQVHEATISAGNVNNSRPRETLAAALSSDSTVEQAGEVSALREHRVAVAEMRVPLIQPRPERSGEEEEDEDGIGLSSSGAIKLGLGDFIFYSVLVGRAAMYDYMTVDIGAKEWLLWGLAAEVTYRYQHQCLQLHVLTTEVWGGEGG
- the LOC101766618 gene encoding pentatricopeptide repeat-containing protein At5g55840 isoform X2; the protein is MSSTFSSLACSLYRRRIVECKAAAYSSRLPSRARPPACPRIAAGANTTSARGIDSSIITIQTMKRWETLNHMAYKFGRLDKSDGKLTLKILSSIVERSGLDRITYIYCIAVPILIQAQMHSQAMSVLKHLAMTGFSCTAILSSLLRTISRFDSTNHVVFDILVKAYVKERKVVDAVVAVFFMDDCGFKASAVACNTILNALVEEGESKHVWWFLRESLARKFPLDVTTCNILLNSLCTKGEFRKAEDMLQKMKSCRLSNSVTYNTVLHWYVKKGRFKAALCVLEDMERNGIEADVYTYNIMIDKLCKIKRSARAFLLLKRMRKDNLTPDECTYNTLINGFFGEGKINHARYVFNQMLRENSVPSVATYTTMIDGYCRNGRTDKALSVMSEMQISGVIPSELTYSALLNGYCKLSMLGPALDLIEDLNSRGMTINKTMYTILIDGFCQVGDISKAKQILRNMLADGIDPDVITYSALINGMCRMAKLHDTKEILSRMQKSGILPNDVVYTTLICYYCKAGYVKEALKHFVDIYRRGLVANPVIHNALLCAFYRVGMFTEAEQFRQYMSRMKISFDSVSFNCIIDSYCHRGNITDAFSVYDDMVRYGHSPDVCTYQNLLRGLCQGGHLVQAKQFMSCLLDIPSAIDEKTFNALLLGICKYGTLDEALDLCEKMMMLEKGLVPDTVAYTCLLNGLINEGQVKAASYVFQEIICKEGLYADCIAYNSLMKGHLKGGKLNTMKSVISDMHKNEVYLNTASYNILMHGYVKKGHYSRSFYLYKDMVRKGIRPNNVTYRLLILGLSECGMIDIAVKFLEKMVLEGIFPDKLAFDILITAFSEKSKMHNALQLFNSMKWLHMSPSSKTYSAMINGLIRKNCFDQSHEVLREMLQGGLQPNHTHYIALVNAKCRIGEIDGAFRLKEEMKALGVVPAEVADSSIIRGLCRCGKLEEAVIVFSSMMRSGMVPTIATFTTLMHGLCKQSKIADALHLKRLMELCRLKVDVVSYNVLITGLCNNKCISDALDLYGEMKSKGLLPNITTYVTLTGAMYATQRMQVGEKLLEDIEERGLIPSKHSESLERRMEDAIRRLNMIRNCRKGMPVKEVEVLPVESFQ
- the LOC101766618 gene encoding pentatricopeptide repeat-containing protein At5g55840 isoform X1, which produces MSSTFSSLACSLYRRRIVECKAAAYSSRLPSRARPPACPRIAAGANTTSARGIDSSIITIQTMKRWETLNHMAYKFGRLDKSDGKLTLKILSSIVERSGLDRITYIYCIAVPILIQAQMHSQAMSVLKHLAMTGFSCTAILSSLLRTISRFDSTNHVVFDILVKAYVKERKVVDAVVAVFFMDDCGFKASAVACNTILNALVEEGESKHVWWFLRESLARKFPLDVTTCNILLNSLCTKGEFRKAEDMLQKMKSCRLSNSVTYNTVLHWYVKKGRFKAALCVLEDMERNGIEADVYTYNIMIDKLCKIKRSARAFLLLKRMRKDNLTPDECTYNTLINGFFGEGKINHARYVFNQMLRENSVPSVATYTTMIDGYCRNGRTDKALSVMSEMQISGVIPSELTYSALLNGYCKLSMLGPALDLIEDLNSRGMTINKTMYTILIDGFCQVGDISKAKQILRNMLADGIDPDVITYSALINGMCRMAKLHDTKEILSRMQKSGILPNDVVYTTLICYYCKAGYVKEALKHFVDIYRRGLVANPVIHNALLCAFYRVGMFTEAEQFRQYMSRMKISFDSVSFNCIIDSYCHRGNITDAFSVYDDMVRYGHSPDVCTYQNLLRGLCQGGHLVQAKQFMSCLLDIPSAIDEKTFNALLLGICKYGTLDEALDLCEKMVRNNFLPDIHTYTILLGGFCRKGKILPAFTLLQMMLEKGLVPDTVAYTCLLNGLINEGQVKAASYVFQEIICKEGLYADCIAYNSLMKGHLKGGKLNTMKSVISDMHKNEVYLNTASYNILMHGYVKKGHYSRSFYLYKDMVRKGIRPNNVTYRLLILGLSECGMIDIAVKFLEKMVLEGIFPDKLAFDILITAFSEKSKMHNALQLFNSMKWLHMSPSSKTYSAMINGLIRKNCFDQSHEVLREMLQGGLQPNHTHYIALVNAKCRIGEIDGAFRLKEEMKALGVVPAEVADSSIIRGLCRCGKLEEAVIVFSSMMRSGMVPTIATFTTLMHGLCKQSKIADALHLKRLMELCRLKVDVVSYNVLITGLCNNKCISDALDLYGEMKSKGLLPNITTYVTLTGAMYATQRMQVGEKLLEDIEERGLIPSKHSESLERRMEDAIRRLNMIRNCRKGMPVKEVEVLPVESFQ